From Candidatus Vondammii sp. HM_W22, one genomic window encodes:
- a CDS encoding helix-turn-helix domain-containing protein, producing MPRLFGGYCPSVRKRAQNALILEEREEISRGLSVGLSLRQIARDLDRSPSTISRKIQRNGGMNRYRANIADSKAWDRARKLKLCRLSQ from the coding sequence ATGCCAAGACTATTTGGAGGGTATTGCCCTTCAGTTCGCAAACGCGCTCAAAATGCTCTCATTCTGGAAGAACGTGAAGAAATATCCAGAGGGCTTTCCGTGGGCTTGTCTTTGCGTCAGATAGCAAGAGACCTTGATCGCTCACCCTCAACCATAAGCAGGAAAATTCAGCGCAATGGGGGAATGAACCGCTATCGTGCAAATATTGCTGATAGTAAAGCTTGGGATCGTGCTCGTAAGCTAAAGCTGTGTAGACTTTCCCAGTGA
- a CDS encoding transposase, translating into MSSRRGGLGGTVQGVLEDAEKRFCMQFRQALNAIWRLYLPTVKNIAEKDRLLAQAIKAHPECEKLRAALEGVSTINAVNLYITTGCGEAGTFKMGRDASACIGLTRLQHSSGGKTNFGSIGRLTKNIALRSYLVNGAMSVISHVDKREPQTKKEKRVKQLLECKSKKCVAVDSMG; encoded by the coding sequence GTGTCATCAAGAAGAGGTGGATTAGGTGGCACAGTTCAAGGGGTGCTTGAAGACGCAGAGAAAAGGTTTTGCATGCAGTTTCGCCAGGCATTGAATGCAATATGGAGACTTTACTTACCGACGGTTAAAAACATAGCGGAAAAGGATAGGCTATTGGCACAGGCCATCAAGGCACACCCGGAATGTGAGAAGTTGCGGGCGGCACTAGAGGGTGTGTCTACGATAAATGCTGTTAATCTCTATATTACGACAGGCTGCGGTGAAGCTGGTACATTTAAAATGGGAAGGGATGCATCAGCATGCATCGGATTGACGCGGCTTCAGCATTCCAGTGGTGGAAAAACAAATTTTGGTAGTATCGGGAGATTGACGAAGAATATTGCCCTGAGGAGTTATCTTGTGAATGGTGCGATGTCCGTTATCAGCCATGTTGACAAACGAGAACCGCAAACAAAAAAGGAAAAGAGGGTAAAACAATTGCTTGAGTGCAAAAGTAAAAAATGTGTAGCTGTAGATTCAATGGGTTGA
- the glyQ gene encoding glycine--tRNA ligase subunit alpha — MPDISTFQGLIFALERYWAEQGCVILQPYDMEMGAGTFHTATFLRSIGPEPWTAAFVQPSRRPTDGRYGENPNRLQHYYQFQVAMKPSPLDIQDLYLKSLQMLGIDTLVHDVRFVEDNWESPTLGAWGLGWEVWLNGMEVTQFTYFQQVGGLDCRPVTGEITYGLERIAMYLQGVKSVFDLVWTQGPNSLVTYGDVFHQNEVEQSAYNFEHADVAFMFSYFDQCEAESSKLIELGLPLPAYEQVLKASHAFNLLDARHAISVTERQRYILRVRALSRAVAQAYYEAREKLGFPMLKQEKELANG; from the coding sequence GTGCCTGATATTTCCACATTTCAGGGATTAATCTTTGCCCTGGAGCGCTATTGGGCAGAACAGGGGTGCGTCATCCTACAGCCTTATGATATGGAGATGGGTGCCGGTACTTTCCATACTGCAACCTTTCTGAGATCCATCGGCCCGGAGCCCTGGACCGCTGCCTTCGTGCAACCTTCTCGGCGACCCACCGATGGCCGTTATGGTGAAAACCCCAACCGACTGCAACACTACTATCAGTTCCAGGTAGCAATGAAACCATCGCCTCTCGATATTCAGGATCTCTACCTGAAATCCTTGCAAATGCTGGGAATTGACACCCTGGTACACGATGTGAGATTCGTTGAAGACAACTGGGAATCTCCCACCCTCGGTGCCTGGGGATTGGGATGGGAGGTCTGGCTAAACGGCATGGAGGTAACTCAGTTCACCTATTTCCAACAGGTGGGAGGCCTTGACTGCCGGCCTGTAACCGGTGAAATCACCTATGGACTGGAGCGTATCGCCATGTATCTTCAGGGAGTGAAAAGCGTGTTCGATCTGGTCTGGACCCAGGGTCCTAACAGCCTGGTCACATATGGCGATGTCTTCCATCAGAATGAAGTGGAACAATCAGCCTATAACTTTGAGCATGCCGATGTGGCTTTCATGTTCAGTTATTTTGATCAGTGTGAAGCTGAGAGTAGCAAATTGATCGAACTTGGGTTGCCTCTGCCTGCGTATGAGCAGGTACTGAAAGCCTCTCACGCCTTCAATCTGCTCGATGCCCGGCACGCCATCTCCGTTACTGAGCGTCAACGTTATATCCTGCGGGTGCGTGCCCTCTCCAGAGCAGTTGCCCAAGCCTATTATGAAGCTCGAGAGAAACTCGGCTTCCCCATGTTGAAACAGGAAAAGGAGCTGGCCAATGGTTGA
- the glyS gene encoding glycine--tRNA ligase subunit beta — MVDSADLLFELGTEELPPAALKKLSNAFTEAFVAGLNKANLQHGAIKPFATPRRLALLVEECSQQQPDREIERRGPAIQASFDNEGSPTKAAEGFARSCGTTADKLGRVKTDKGEWLMYQLKEKGKPASELLPAIAEDALNRLPIPKRMRWGDTDAQFVRPVHWLLFLHGDQVVPCSILQAKAGRFTRGHRFHHPEQIEISSPADYANTLEKTGSVIAEFGTRQAKIRQQVTLSAETLGGYPEIDASLLDEVTGLVEWPIPIIAGFEEHFLQVPHEALILTMKKNQKYFHLVDENGQLMNHFITIANIDSPNPEIIKEGNERVVRPRLSDAMFFWNQDGKKKLENHLEALKSVVFQKQLGSMHEKANRVARLASGITEAIGGDSSLADRAGMLSRCDLMTEMVNEFPDMQGIMGRYQAIRDGESEELAQAMEEFYLPRFSGDRLPQSKTGIAISLAEKLDTLVGIFSIGMKPTGDKDPFALRRAALGALRIMREHALPISLKQLLERAASIQNGLTGEAGAIIQVYNFMIERLKGIYHEEGIPVDIFDAVAVIKPETIADFDRRVSAVVAFRNLPEASSLAATNKRIRNILKKAKDKLPENVDLSLFEYDEEHELFARIGGKIEHVLPLLQSFDYEAALISLAELKNPVDNFFDHVVVMADDPAIRANRLALLTRISDLFLGVADISKLQ; from the coding sequence ATGGTTGATTCTGCTGATCTGCTGTTTGAACTGGGAACCGAAGAGCTGCCACCCGCGGCCCTGAAAAAACTCTCCAACGCGTTCACCGAAGCATTTGTTGCCGGTCTTAATAAGGCGAATCTGCAACACGGAGCGATTAAACCCTTCGCTACACCCCGCCGTCTGGCACTGCTGGTTGAGGAATGCAGCCAGCAGCAACCGGACAGGGAGATTGAGCGCCGCGGACCCGCCATCCAGGCCTCCTTTGATAACGAGGGCAGTCCAACCAAAGCGGCGGAAGGGTTTGCCCGCTCCTGCGGCACCACGGCGGACAAACTCGGCCGGGTGAAGACAGATAAAGGCGAGTGGCTGATGTATCAGCTCAAGGAGAAGGGAAAACCAGCTTCAGAGCTGCTGCCCGCTATCGCAGAGGATGCTCTTAACCGGCTGCCTATACCGAAGCGCATGCGGTGGGGCGATACGGACGCCCAGTTTGTACGTCCGGTCCATTGGCTGCTGTTTCTCCATGGCGACCAAGTGGTGCCCTGCTCTATCCTTCAGGCAAAAGCTGGCCGATTTACCCGGGGGCACCGTTTCCATCACCCTGAACAGATTGAGATCAGCTCGCCGGCAGACTATGCAAATACACTGGAAAAAACCGGCAGTGTTATTGCTGAATTCGGTACACGGCAGGCAAAAATTCGCCAGCAGGTTACGCTTTCTGCCGAGACTTTAGGAGGATACCCCGAGATTGATGCATCGCTGCTCGATGAAGTCACTGGCCTAGTGGAGTGGCCTATCCCTATTATCGCTGGATTTGAAGAGCATTTTTTGCAGGTGCCCCATGAAGCATTGATTCTCACCATGAAGAAGAATCAGAAGTACTTTCATCTGGTGGATGAGAATGGCCAGCTGATGAATCACTTCATCACCATCGCAAATATCGACAGTCCAAATCCGGAGATCATCAAAGAGGGCAATGAGCGCGTCGTGCGTCCTCGCCTTAGTGATGCCATGTTCTTCTGGAACCAAGATGGCAAGAAAAAACTGGAAAATCATCTGGAGGCGCTGAAGTCAGTCGTATTCCAGAAGCAATTGGGCTCAATGCATGAAAAAGCCAACCGGGTTGCCAGACTTGCTTCCGGCATAACTGAAGCGATTGGTGGGGACTCATCCCTTGCTGATCGGGCCGGCATGCTGAGCCGGTGTGATCTAATGACCGAAATGGTTAACGAGTTCCCCGACATGCAGGGAATCATGGGCCGCTATCAAGCCATCCGGGATGGGGAGTCTGAGGAGCTGGCACAAGCCATGGAGGAATTTTACCTGCCCCGCTTCTCTGGCGATCGACTGCCCCAGAGTAAAACAGGTATTGCTATCTCTCTGGCCGAAAAGCTGGATACCCTAGTTGGAATTTTCAGCATAGGCATGAAACCCACCGGCGACAAAGATCCGTTTGCCTTACGTCGCGCCGCACTGGGTGCCTTGCGTATCATGCGTGAACATGCGCTCCCGATCAGTCTGAAGCAGCTGCTGGAGAGGGCAGCCTCTATTCAGAATGGGCTAACCGGTGAAGCAGGTGCTATAATCCAAGTCTACAATTTCATGATCGAGCGTCTCAAGGGCATCTACCATGAGGAAGGTATCCCGGTAGATATTTTTGATGCCGTTGCGGTCATAAAGCCAGAAACCATCGCTGATTTCGATCGCCGGGTAAGCGCAGTTGTCGCATTCAGAAACCTGCCGGAAGCCTCCTCTCTCGCTGCGACCAACAAACGCATACGCAACATCTTAAAAAAAGCCAAGGATAAGCTGCCGGAGAATGTCGATCTCTCACTGTTTGAATATGATGAGGAGCATGAACTTTTTGCCAGGATTGGTGGCAAAATAGAGCACGTGTTGCCGCTTCTTCAAAGCTTCGATTATGAAGCGGCTCTGATCTCTCTGGCCGAGCTTAAAAACCCGGTAGACAACTTCTTTGATCATGTAGTGGTAATGGCTGACGACCCGGCCATTCGGGCAAACCGACTGGCACTGCTCACCCGGATAAGCGATCTGTTCCTGGGTGTTGCCGACATTTCAAAACTTCAATAG
- a CDS encoding nucleoside triphosphate pyrophosphohydrolase family protein, with the protein MNSVNKSDSWKSMMASVQAFHDKHRFKETGGEEMTYRISLMAEELGEISSCVTKGKDKEELAKEVADLLILVMGTAIAGEFDLNQTFWSKMEKLMQRESRMVDGRIRVSEFRGVKK; encoded by the coding sequence ATGAATAGCGTTAACAAATCGGACTCCTGGAAAAGCATGATGGCATCAGTACAGGCGTTTCATGACAAACATCGCTTCAAGGAGACGGGAGGCGAAGAGATGACCTACCGAATCTCCCTGATGGCTGAAGAACTGGGTGAGATCTCCTCCTGTGTTACCAAGGGGAAAGATAAAGAGGAACTGGCTAAAGAGGTTGCCGATCTGCTGATCCTGGTTATGGGCACCGCGATAGCTGGTGAGTTTGATCTCAACCAGACATTCTGGTCAAAAATGGAAAAACTAATGCAGAGAGAATCCAGAATGGTGGATGGGCGAATCCGAGTCTCGGAATTCAGAGGTGTCAAAAAGTAG
- a CDS encoding lysophospholipid acyltransferase family protein — MILARSLLYFTLMALSIALIAGPLSIIGWFIPFRWRCLVCNFWGMVNIKMLSLICGLNYELHGKENLPTGAAIVLSKHQSAWETMALRCLLIPEQAWVLKRELMWIPLFGWAAALVEPIAINRKSGRKAVNQIIDIGIKRLKQGRVVVIFPEGTRVAPGAHKQYGIGGALLAKKSGYPVIPIAHNAGIFWRRRDLRKYPGTIQMVVGQPIETDGLSAIEINKKIEKWIESTVDKLPRACS; from the coding sequence ATGATTCTTGCTAGATCCCTTCTCTATTTCACCCTTATGGCATTAAGTATCGCTCTTATCGCCGGGCCTCTCTCTATTATTGGCTGGTTCATTCCATTCAGATGGCGCTGCCTGGTGTGCAATTTCTGGGGCATGGTCAACATAAAGATGCTCTCCCTCATCTGTGGCCTTAACTACGAATTACACGGCAAAGAGAACCTGCCCACAGGCGCGGCCATTGTCCTCTCCAAGCATCAATCAGCTTGGGAAACTATGGCGCTAAGATGCCTGCTGATACCGGAACAAGCCTGGGTATTGAAACGGGAATTGATGTGGATTCCACTATTTGGCTGGGCCGCAGCACTCGTGGAACCTATTGCAATCAACCGAAAATCCGGTAGGAAGGCGGTAAACCAAATAATCGACATCGGAATTAAGAGACTTAAGCAGGGACGAGTCGTGGTAATTTTTCCTGAAGGTACACGGGTTGCCCCAGGCGCCCACAAACAATATGGCATTGGCGGTGCCCTGCTGGCTAAAAAATCAGGTTACCCGGTAATTCCTATCGCGCACAATGCCGGTATATTCTGGCGGCGCAGAGACCTGAGAAAGTACCCTGGAACCATCCAGATGGTGGTCGGGCAACCAATTGAAACAGATGGACTCAGTGCCATCGAGATCAATAAAAAGATCGAAAAGTGGATTGAATCAACGGTCGATAAATTACCTAGAGCCTGCTCATAA
- a CDS encoding transposase yields the protein MNWQKVTIRDFDTQGRSAKDARLIIGAVIIKHKLCLSDREIVLQIQKYPYCQYFVGLSGYQMDVPFAPSLSAEICRWMGPSSMRW from the coding sequence ATGAATTGGCAGAAAGTTACTATCAGGGACTTCGACACACAGGGTCGTTCGGCAAAAGATGCCCGACTGATCATTGGCGCGGTAATCATTAAACACAAGCTCTGCCTTTCCGACAGAGAGATTGTCCTGCAGATCCAGAAATATCCCTATTGTCAGTATTTCGTAGGGCTATCGGGTTATCAGATGGATGTGCCGTTTGCCCCTTCGTTATCTGCTGAGATTTGCAGGTGGATGGGGCCGTCATCGATGCGCTGGTAA
- a CDS encoding thioredoxin domain-containing protein, with product MSQNRLSNCTSPYLQQHADNPVDWQPWDKESLRQAKEQDKPILLSIGYSACHWCHVMAHESFEDEATAAEMNRLFINIKVDREERPDLDKIYQSAHQLLAQRPGGWPLTVFLTPDDQTPFFAGTYFPKQARHGLPPFVDILHNIAQAYREQKQDIQVQNQALLNAISQLNPKDNGENAVLNSGPLESARQQLTGAFDERYGGFGQAPKFPHPASLNRLLRHWSATTGGDNADARALYAVDFTLTRMALGGINDQLGGGFCRYSVDDQWMIPHFEKMLYDNGPLLSLYTDLWQATGKPLFRETAQQTADWVMREMQSSEGGYYSTLDADSEGEEGRFYVWRPDEVKALLSETEYQHLSHYYGLDRKPNFEGSWHLHNYASIADLSSAYGTTGEEARTLLQTARNKLYQAREIRIRPSRDEKILTSWNALMIKGMARSGRLLGQPQMITSAEQAISFIKKHLWKEGRLLASHKDGTSAFAAYLDDYAYLIDALLELLQARWKSEDLTFATELAQVLLDHFQDHENGGFFFTADDHEQLIHRAKPFGDDSTPAGNGVAAFALSRLGHLLGETDYLDAAKAILKCAWPHLLQLPHAHCSLLEALEAQIYPTETIIIRGEEKEMEAWSKRATRNYAPRRLTLAIPASETALPGLLEARKGDKGVIAYICKGTACEAPIRDYTAFDKLLTDNESMSAKSSDQDFTGSVGSYKRARE from the coding sequence ATGTCACAGAATCGCCTAAGCAACTGCACCAGCCCCTACCTGCAACAGCATGCAGACAATCCCGTTGATTGGCAGCCATGGGACAAGGAGTCGCTGCGGCAGGCTAAAGAGCAGGATAAACCCATCTTGCTCTCTATCGGCTACTCTGCCTGTCACTGGTGCCACGTGATGGCCCATGAGTCTTTCGAGGATGAAGCCACTGCGGCGGAGATGAATCGGCTCTTCATCAACATCAAAGTAGACCGTGAAGAGCGCCCCGACCTGGACAAGATCTATCAATCCGCCCACCAGTTGCTGGCACAGCGCCCGGGGGGCTGGCCTTTGACCGTATTCCTGACGCCGGATGACCAGACCCCCTTTTTCGCAGGCACTTATTTTCCTAAACAGGCACGCCACGGCCTGCCACCTTTTGTCGATATTCTGCACAATATTGCTCAGGCTTACAGAGAGCAAAAGCAGGATATCCAGGTGCAGAATCAGGCCCTGCTAAATGCCATATCCCAGCTCAACCCGAAAGATAACGGAGAAAATGCAGTACTGAATTCCGGGCCGCTTGAGAGCGCCAGGCAACAACTGACAGGCGCATTTGATGAGCGATACGGTGGCTTTGGGCAGGCGCCCAAATTCCCCCACCCCGCCAGCCTGAACAGACTACTTCGTCACTGGTCCGCCACAACCGGCGGCGACAACGCAGATGCCCGCGCACTCTACGCCGTAGATTTCACCCTCACCCGCATGGCTCTTGGGGGCATCAACGATCAACTCGGAGGCGGCTTCTGCCGCTACTCGGTCGATGATCAGTGGATGATCCCCCATTTTGAAAAGATGCTTTATGACAATGGGCCATTACTGAGTCTCTATACCGATCTCTGGCAGGCTACCGGAAAACCGCTGTTCCGTGAGACAGCCCAGCAGACTGCCGATTGGGTGATGCGGGAGATGCAATCCAGTGAAGGCGGCTACTACTCCACTCTGGATGCTGACAGCGAGGGTGAGGAGGGGCGTTTCTATGTCTGGAGACCCGATGAGGTAAAAGCCCTGCTGAGTGAAACAGAGTACCAACACCTCAGTCACTATTATGGACTGGATCGCAAACCCAACTTTGAAGGCAGTTGGCACCTGCACAACTATGCCAGTATCGCTGATCTCAGCAGTGCTTACGGCACCACGGGTGAAGAGGCGCGCACACTACTCCAAACGGCCCGCAATAAACTCTACCAGGCGAGGGAAATCCGGATCAGGCCAAGCCGCGATGAGAAAATACTGACCTCATGGAATGCCCTGATGATCAAGGGGATGGCCCGTTCGGGACGTCTGCTCGGCCAGCCGCAAATGATCACATCCGCAGAGCAGGCTATCAGCTTTATAAAAAAGCACCTCTGGAAAGAGGGGCGCCTCCTGGCAAGCCATAAGGATGGCACTTCAGCCTTCGCCGCCTATCTGGATGACTATGCTTACCTTATCGATGCACTGCTGGAACTGCTACAGGCGCGCTGGAAGAGTGAGGACCTGACGTTTGCCACCGAGCTGGCCCAAGTGCTTCTTGACCATTTTCAGGATCATGAAAACGGCGGTTTCTTCTTCACCGCAGACGACCACGAGCAGCTGATCCATCGAGCCAAACCCTTTGGTGATGACTCCACCCCTGCCGGCAATGGCGTCGCTGCATTCGCCCTTTCCCGACTGGGGCATCTCCTGGGAGAGACCGACTATCTTGATGCAGCAAAAGCGATACTGAAATGCGCCTGGCCCCATCTGCTGCAACTACCTCATGCCCACTGCAGCCTACTGGAAGCGCTGGAGGCACAGATCTACCCCACTGAGACCATCATTATTCGTGGGGAAGAGAAAGAGATGGAAGCCTGGAGCAAGCGTGCAACCCGCAACTATGCACCCCGTCGGCTGACACTGGCGATACCCGCATCAGAGACCGCACTGCCCGGCCTGCTGGAAGCACGTAAGGGAGACAAGGGCGTTATCGCTTACATCTGCAAGGGTACCGCATGCGAGGCGCCCATCAGAGATTATACGGCCTTTGATAAACTATTGACTGACAATGAAAGTATGTCTGCCAAATCCAGCGACCAGGATTTTACCGGCAGCGTGGGTTCATACAAGCGTGCCAGAGAGTAG
- a CDS encoding c-type cytochrome, with amino-acid sequence MAKELKDEQIEALADYFSTKPGHSHRVRDKALAAVGEYIFLKGNQFSGIPACASCHGEQGLCTEQLLRLAGQHKRYVADQMEAFDQRVRNNDNAIMHAIASKLTELEIAGVSL; translated from the coding sequence ATGGCCAAAGAGCTGAAAGATGAACAGATTGAAGCACTGGCAGATTATTTCAGCACCAAACCCGGCCATTCACACCGAGTAAGAGACAAGGCTTTGGCTGCGGTGGGTGAGTACATTTTTCTGAAGGGTAATCAATTCTCGGGCATCCCGGCCTGCGCCTCCTGTCACGGCGAGCAGGGATTGTGCACGGAACAGCTGCTGCGATTGGCCGGCCAGCACAAACGCTACGTGGCCGATCAGATGGAAGCCTTCGACCAGCGGGTCAGAAACAATGACAACGCAATCATGCACGCCATCGCCAGCAAGCTTACCGAGCTTGAGATCGCCGGGGTGTCACTCTAG
- a CDS encoding c-type cytochrome, translating into MSKLSIAIVLLSIAAGNAQGDSNELAISIVEKTCHLCHGMNGEASNAIYPRLAGQNRSYLVK; encoded by the coding sequence ATGTCAAAACTCTCCATTGCAATAGTACTGTTGTCGATTGCCGCCGGAAACGCGCAAGGCGACAGCAACGAACTGGCCATCTCCATTGTCGAGAAAACATGCCACCTGTGTCATGGCATGAATGGCGAAGCATCCAACGCTATCTATCCCCGGTTGGCAGGTCAGAACCGCAGTTATCTGGTTAAGTAG
- the moaE gene encoding molybdopterin synthase catalytic subunit MoaE → MNQIKVQIEPFDIAAIQDDLRAENPAIGAVVTFVGLMRDMNEGDKVGTMTLEHYPGMTEKALEAIVKEANERWELLGIRVVHRVGELLPLDPIVLVAVASAHRGEAFRACEFVIDYLKTRAPFWKKEQTPDGDRWVETRHGDDEAEQRWETGK, encoded by the coding sequence ATGAATCAGATCAAAGTCCAGATAGAACCCTTTGACATCGCCGCTATCCAGGATGACCTGAGGGCGGAGAATCCTGCCATTGGCGCGGTGGTCACCTTCGTTGGCCTGATGCGCGACATGAACGAGGGCGACAAGGTAGGCACCATGACCCTGGAGCACTATCCGGGAATGACTGAAAAAGCGCTAGAGGCGATCGTCAAGGAGGCCAATGAGCGTTGGGAATTGCTGGGCATTCGTGTCGTACATCGGGTGGGTGAGCTGCTGCCGCTCGATCCTATAGTATTGGTGGCCGTAGCCAGTGCCCACCGGGGGGAAGCCTTTCGGGCTTGCGAGTTTGTTATCGATTACCTTAAAACCCGCGCGCCTTTCTGGAAAAAAGAGCAAACACCGGATGGTGACCGTTGGGTGGAAACCCGTCACGGTGATGACGAGGCGGAACAACGCTGGGAAACAGGGAAATAA
- the moaD gene encoding molybdopterin converting factor subunit 1 encodes MINVLYFARLKEQLNIASEELEASSLSTLADIIRQLTERGGVWEETFGSGQTVMMAVNQEMSDAAASVKDGDEVAFFPPVTGG; translated from the coding sequence ATGATCAATGTACTCTACTTTGCGCGCCTGAAAGAGCAGCTGAATATCGCATCAGAAGAGCTGGAGGCGTCCAGCCTATCCACCCTTGCTGATATTATCCGGCAGTTAACAGAGCGGGGTGGTGTCTGGGAAGAGACTTTTGGTAGTGGCCAGACCGTCATGATGGCAGTCAATCAGGAGATGTCCGATGCCGCAGCCTCAGTCAAGGATGGTGATGAAGTGGCTTTTTTTCCGCCGGTAACCGGTGGCTGA
- a CDS encoding molybdopterin molybdotransferase MoeA, translating into MSDCGCSSVKSSTPLKSLEEAIELLLSHAKAVAEVEMVPISDALDRVLAEPLTSKVTMPPWDNSAMDGYAVNTADLSGDKPLLPVSQRIPAGVAPTPLEPGTAARIFTGAPVPANADAVVIQEVCEQRGDSVIISQIPTPGANIRRAGEDVSEGQQVLQAGTRIGPQHLGLAASVGIGELPVYRRLKVALFSSGDELINPGQPLGPGQIYNSNESTLKGMLQALGCDVVTLGIVEDTFDATCAALLNAAGQADLVMTSGGVSVGEEDHLKPAVEKLGTLDMWKINIRPGKPLAFGHIEGTPFIGTPGNPVSLFVTFCLFARPFILQSQGVDRESMAPTPILAKTDFDWPKSDKRREFARARLALNAQGEAQISLYRSRSSGVLSSLAWANGLAILPEHQTLSKGDQVQFLPFNELLS; encoded by the coding sequence ATGAGTGATTGCGGTTGTTCCAGCGTTAAAAGCAGCACCCCCCTCAAGTCGCTCGAAGAGGCCATTGAGCTGTTGCTGTCCCACGCTAAAGCGGTAGCCGAGGTTGAAATGGTGCCGATCTCTGACGCCCTGGACCGGGTCCTGGCTGAGCCTTTGACCAGCAAAGTTACCATGCCGCCCTGGGATAACAGCGCGATGGATGGTTATGCCGTCAATACAGCGGATCTGTCCGGTGACAAGCCGTTGCTGCCGGTCTCCCAGCGCATCCCCGCCGGTGTTGCGCCCACGCCTCTGGAGCCGGGAACAGCGGCACGTATCTTTACCGGAGCCCCGGTACCTGCCAATGCCGATGCCGTGGTGATCCAGGAGGTGTGCGAGCAGCGCGGTGACAGCGTCATTATCAGCCAGATTCCTACCCCAGGCGCCAACATCCGCCGTGCCGGTGAAGATGTCAGTGAGGGCCAGCAGGTGCTCCAGGCAGGCACCCGCATCGGTCCCCAGCACTTGGGGCTTGCCGCCTCAGTCGGGATTGGCGAGCTGCCGGTCTATCGCCGGCTGAAAGTGGCGCTCTTTTCTTCCGGCGATGAGTTGATTAATCCGGGTCAGCCTCTGGGACCAGGGCAGATCTATAACTCCAATGAGTCCACTCTCAAGGGCATGCTCCAGGCCTTGGGTTGTGACGTCGTGACCCTGGGTATTGTGGAAGATACCTTTGATGCCACCTGTGCTGCGCTGCTGAATGCGGCTGGACAGGCTGACCTGGTGATGACGTCCGGCGGGGTTTCAGTCGGTGAAGAGGACCATCTCAAACCTGCCGTGGAAAAACTGGGCACACTGGATATGTGGAAAATCAATATTCGCCCGGGTAAGCCACTGGCTTTTGGCCATATAGAAGGGACGCCCTTCATAGGAACGCCGGGTAATCCGGTCTCTCTGTTTGTCACCTTCTGCCTGTTTGCACGTCCTTTTATTTTGCAATCCCAGGGCGTTGATAGAGAGAGCATGGCGCCTACGCCGATCCTTGCCAAAACTGATTTCGATTGGCCAAAATCGGACAAGCGCCGGGAATTTGCCCGTGCTCGATTGGCTCTGAATGCTCAGGGCGAGGCGCAGATCTCCCTTTACCGGAGTCGCTCTTCCGGTGTCCTGAGCTCATTGGCCTGGGCCAATGGTCTGGCTATTCTGCCTGAACATCAGACCTTGTCCAAAGGCGACCAGGTTCAGTTTCTACCCTTCAACGAATTACTGTCATGA
- the moaB gene encoding molybdenum cofactor biosynthesis protein B, translating to MTGHYSDGGFVPLNITVLTISDTRTEETDKSGKIFKERAEEGGHRVVEKAIVKDDIYQMRAIFSRWIADPNVHVILSTGGTGITGRDSTPEAVGPLLEKPIEGFGELFRSVSLEEIGASSIQTRALAGLTNHTLIFCMPGSTGACRTGWDKILQQQLDHRTRPCNFAQMFLA from the coding sequence ATGACAGGACATTATAGCGACGGTGGTTTTGTGCCCCTGAATATTACGGTGCTTACGATCTCTGATACCCGGACCGAAGAGACTGACAAGTCCGGAAAAATTTTTAAAGAGCGGGCAGAAGAGGGTGGTCACAGAGTGGTGGAAAAAGCCATCGTCAAGGATGACATCTATCAGATGCGCGCTATTTTTTCGCGCTGGATAGCCGATCCGAATGTGCACGTCATACTCAGTACCGGCGGTACGGGAATAACCGGCAGGGACAGCACCCCTGAGGCTGTTGGACCTTTATTGGAAAAGCCCATTGAAGGTTTTGGAGAGCTATTTCGTTCCGTCTCTCTGGAAGAGATCGGAGCATCTTCCATCCAAACCCGTGCGCTTGCCGGCCTGACCAACCATACGCTGATTTTCTGCATGCCGGGTTCCACGGGTGCCTGCCGTACCGGCTGGGATAAGATTTTGCAGCAGCAGTTGGATCATCGAACCCGGCCCTGCAACTTTGCACAGATGTTTCTGGCTTAG